The following DNA comes from Notolabrus celidotus isolate fNotCel1 chromosome 12, fNotCel1.pri, whole genome shotgun sequence.
attaattaaaagtcagaattccagaacTCAGAGAGTGAAGTCAGAATTGAGACAAAAAATtatacttacattttttttgcttgCCTGCCCtcccaaaaaaatattttcattcaaCCTTATCCTCTTTTGTAGGTTTGgcataaatgtaaacaaaagaaaTAGTTATTTAAGGGAAAGAAttaattgtgtttttcattttaagctTTTGTTTAAAGTTGTAATAAATGAGAGTTCTTGTTTAGTTTGACTGTAGATACATTTACAGTTTAACATCCTGGTACCACAGATGTAAAGTAAGTGATTACATTTACTCAAGTTACTGGAAATTattagctttttgtttttaaaatcagttctatattacttttatttaagtAATTCTTTCTGTCACATTTTTTACTTCTCTACATTTTATTTGGCGTCTGttactgagtaaaaaaaaaaggtgcaaagTAAAAAAGATACAAGCTGTCTAACATGAAGCCTAGAGGAGCATGCATgctgaaaatcacaacaagaAGTAAACAATGCTTTGCAAAACCAACGACTCCTTCCAAACATAGTACAGTTTAGTCTGCAGGCTGTGACCTGATTTTCACCTGCATGAGCGGGCCTGAAAAATGTGATATAGAAGAAAAGGTGCAGCAAAAATATTCAATAAGTTCAGACTCGATAGGTGTTGTGTCACCTTTTGGTTATACCTCAGAAATCAGCGTGGGATCATACAGAAATACCAATAAAAGTGtcaaataatgattaaaatatctctcctcctcctcaggacCAGAGACTATGACGGCTTCGTGTCCTCCCTTCTCCTTCCTGAGGAGGCGCGGCGCTCCTCTCTGGCTCTGAGGGCGTTCAACGTGGAGCTGGCACAGGCAGGTAGTCCTACAACCAGGCTGGAGTGGACTAATGACTGATAATGCTGCTCCTGTTGTTAAGAaaataatatttagatttaaagacCAACATGGTGCTCAGACATCCTGCAGGTGTTCATGATGCATCAGTTGAAAATCCTGCACCCTGCTCTTGCTCGGCTCTCAAACTTTTCCCACGCATTCGTTCTGCCAAAAGGTGAAGGACTCCGTTTCCCAGAAGACCATTGGTTTGATGCGGATGCAGTTCTGGAAGGCGGCGATAGAAGACATCTACAGAGACGACCCTCCGAAACAGCCGGTCAGCGCCGAGCTGTGGAGGgtaaatatcaaacaaacaCCTGACAGAGAAGTTCAATAAATACCtactttaaaatgatgatgatgaggatgatgatgctCTGCAGGCGGTGAGGAAGCATTACCTGACGAAGAGGTGGATGCTGAGGATCATCACAGAGAGGGTCAGTTCCTTCTCTAAGACCTGATTGTGGTTTTAATGCTTTGAAGTAATCATCACGTGTTTGTTTGATCAGGAGAAGGACCTGGATGACCGGGCGTACAGGAACCTGCAGGAGCTGGAGACGTACTCAGAGAACACACAGTCGTCTTTAATCTACCTGCTGCTGGAGAGTTTAGGTAAGGACGGGTGAAGGGAAGGTCATCAGGTTACAAAGTCAGGATGAGTTGAAGCtaatctttctgttttttgcaGGCGTGAAAAACGTGCACGCAGACCACGCCGCCAGTCACATCGGGAAAGCTCAGGGGATCGTGACGTGTCTGAGAGCGACTCCGTACCACAGCAGCCGACGGAAAGTCTACCTCCCCATGGACGTCTGCATGCTGGTGAGTCGCTGCTTCACGGAGGCAGCGTTTCTTTTGTTTCAAAGTCAGCAGGAAGGAGTCTCAGGAGGAAGAAGTCTTACCTTCCTCCTCTCAGAGTCAGGAAACGAAACACTCCTCCTTTAAACACGGCGGCTTTGTTTAGCTCCTTAGACGACAAACATTCAGATCACTGCGCTCTGACCTGCACCGTCACATCTGAGGATTTAGAGCTGATGAATATCCTGAAATGTCTTGCTAAATATGCTCTCTATTGTA
Coding sequences within:
- the ndufaf6 gene encoding NADH dehydrogenase (ubiquinone) complex I, assembly factor 6; this translates as MAAGFRSKPGLLSSRTVLYRALNRNLPPGRVLVHRESSSSTADSDLSEKFCLDLVRTRDYDGFVSSLLLPEEARRSSLALRAFNVELAQVKDSVSQKTIGLMRMQFWKAAIEDIYRDDPPKQPVSAELWRAVRKHYLTKRWMLRIITEREKDLDDRAYRNLQELETYSENTQSSLIYLLLESLGVKNVHADHAASHIGKAQGIVTCLRATPYHSSRRKVYLPMDVCMLHGASQEDFIRCSREQNVRDVVYDIASQAHVHLQHARSFSPNVPAAATPAFFQTVVLEDYLQRVRRADFDVFNPSLQKRNPLIPFQLYLRSWKNTY